Proteins encoded by one window of Myxocyprinus asiaticus isolate MX2 ecotype Aquarium Trade chromosome 35, UBuf_Myxa_2, whole genome shotgun sequence:
- the myog gene encoding myogenin — protein sequence MELFETNPYFFADQRFYEGGDNFFNSRVTGGFDQAGYQDRSSMMGLCGDGRLLSAGVGLEDKPSPSSSLGLSMSPHQEQQHCPGQCLPWACKVCKRKTVSMDRRKAATMREKRRLKKVNEAFEALKRSTLMNPNQRLPKVEILRSAIQYIERLQALVSSLNQQEHEQSNLNYSVAAPQRVSSSSEQGSGSTCCSSPEWSSTSEHCAPAYSSTHEVLLNDDSSEQTNLRSLTSIVDSITGTDTSAVPYSVDISK from the exons ATGGAGCTTTTTGAGACCAATCCCTACTTCTTTGCAGATCAGCGGTTTTATGAAGGTGGCGATAACTTCTTCAACTCCAGGGTCACTGGAGGCTTTGACCAAGCAGGATATCAGGACAGAAGCTCCATGATGGGGTTGTGTGGGGATGGAAGGCTGCTGTCAGCTGGTGTGGGACTGGAGGACAAACCGTCCCCATCTTCCAGCTTGGGTCTGTCCATGTCTCCTCACCAGGAGCAGCAGCACTGTCCGGGTCAGTGTCTTCCCTGGGCCTGCAAGGTTTGTAAGCGCAAAACAGTGTCCATGGATCGTCGGAAAGCTGCCACTATGAGGGAGAAGAGGAGGCTGAAGAAGGTGAATGAGGCCTTTGAGGCTCTCAAGAGAAGCACGCTGATGAATCCCAACCAGAGGCTGCCTAAAGTGGAAATCCTACGCAGTGCCATCCAGTACATCGAGAGACTGCAGGCTTTGGTGAGCTCTCTCAACCAGCAGGAACATGAGCAGAGCAACCTAAATTACAGCGTCGCAGCTCCACAGAGG GTGTCCTCCTCCAGCGAGCAGGGCTCTGGCAGCACTTGCTGTAGCAGTCCAGAGTGGAGCAGCACGTCGGAGCACTGCGCCCCAGCCTACAGCTCCACCCACGAGG TTCTCCTGAACGACGACTCCTCGGAGCAGACCAACCTGAGGTCTCTGACTTCTATTGTGGACAGCATTACGGGAACAGACACCAGTGCAGTCCCCTATTCAGTGGACATTAGCAAATAA